GCAAACTAGAGTTTTCCCACCTATCCATAAATTAAGTCAAAGTGGACCATTAGGTAGAAAAAAACTTAATGTTATAACTCGTATATTAACGCTTTTAATTGCTTTTCCACAAGCTATTATGCTTTCAAAATCGCTAGCTTCAGGTGAAAACCCATTTATTGAAATTATTCCAATGTATGGTCCTAAAACCCTTGAAGTTACAACATACTTAGTTGTTCCTATGATTTTGATTGGGGGGTCACTATTTTCCCTATTCATTGCTGAGCAAATTACTGACAAAGGTATTGGTAATGGTACATCACTATTAATTTTCATTGGAATGGCTTTTTCATTGCCTAACCAATTCAAACAAGCTATTAGTTACTTTATTGGTTCAGATTCTGCTTCAACATTATTTATCGGTTCTTTAAATTTCATAACTTATATATTTATTTTTGCATTAACAATTTTCGTTGTAGCCCTTATTTACAATTCAGAACGTCATATTCCTATTCAACAAATTGGAGCCGGCCGTTCAAAAAACCTTAAAGATATGGGGAAACTGCCAATTAAGTTGAACCCTGGCGGTGTTATGCCAATTATTTTCTCAACAATGGTTGTTTCATTCCCAATAATGATTGCCAGATTATTGCCAAGTGGTAATGCTGCAAAAGCTTGAATTGAACAATATTTACAATTTACTTCTCCTCTTGGATTGTCATTGTTAGTTGTGATTACATTCTTCTTTAGCTATCTAATGGGTATTCAGCAATCAAGAATTGACAAAATAAGTGAAGATTTTGCAAAAAACTCAACATATATTCCCGGAATTCAACCTGGCGAACAAACTGAGGATTATTTGTTCGCCATTGTATTGAGATTATGTACCTTTAGCGCATTTTATTTAGTTATACTTGCATCATTTCAATATTTACAAATCATTTTGATACATTGACCACCAGTAATTTCATTTGGTGGGACAAGCATAATGATTTTAGTATCGGTTGCTATTGAAACTATTGATCAATTTAAAGCTAGATTAAAATCATCTAATTTATCAAAACAAAAACAATTATCTCGTCAAATTAGCGACCAAATCGCATATGAAAAAACATATGAAGAACACGGTCCAGAGAAAAAAGAAACTATTAAAAAACCAAACAGGGATGGATTATTATGATAACAACAAAAAACAGCAAACCGAATATGGTTTTTATGGGCCCTCCTGGTGTTGGAAAAGGCACAGTGGCTGCAATAATTGCAAACAACCACAATTATATTCACCTTTCAACAGGAAGTATTTTTCGTGAAGAAATTGCTAAAAAAAGCGATTTAGGATTAAAAGTTAGTGAAATAGTTAAATCGGGGCAATATGTTCCAGATGATGTTACTAATGAAATAGTAAAAAATAAATTAATAGAATTAATGAGCGAAAATAAAGTTGTAATTTTAGATGGTTATCCAAGAACAATTAATCAAGCTCAATTTCTTGATTCAATAACTGGTTTTAACTATAAAGTTATTTCTTTATTTGCGAATGAAGATCTTGTTTTAAAAAGACTTTCAGGTCGAAGATTTTGCCCAAAATGCAATGCAGGTTACCATATAGAATACATGCCTTCTAAACTAATTGATAAGTGTGAAAAAGACAACTTTGATCTAATTACAAGAAGAGATGATACTATTGAATCTATCAAGGTAAGACAAAATATATACCATGAATCAACTCAACCATTATTAGATTTTTATGCAAGTCAAAACAGAATAATTTCTATTGATGCAAATGGCAACGCTAGTGATATAGCTGTTGATGTGATCAACAAAGTTAAGTAATTTAAAGCCGCTTATTCGGCTTTTTATTATCATTTTTTTGACGCAAGTGATCAGTTAAAGAGTAATAATAAATTGCATTTTTTGCTTAAAAATAACCCAAATTTAACTATAAAATACTAAAATTAAAGAATAAATAACTAATAAATTTGAATAATTTTTACAATAAAAATTTCAAGAATGCTAATATTTAGGAAAAACTTATTTTGTTAATTTTTAATTAAAATTTTGCAAATTAATAAATAAATTTATTAAAAAAAATACTCAAAAATACTCAAAAAAAATTATTCAAATGAACCCATTAAAAATTGATGATTTACAATAAATAAAATAAATATTAAATTTATTATCAAAAATTAAAATATTTGGTAATATATGTATGTTATATTTATATAACATTAGGGAAACAAGATGATATATTACAAAAATCCAATTGAAATAGAAAATATAACTAAATCTTGTCAAATCCTGGCAGAAGTTAAACAAATTGTTTACGATAACATAAGACCCGGAATTTCATTAAAAGAACTGGATTCAATCGCTTTTAATGAAATAGTAAAAAGAGGTGCAAAACCAGCATTTTTAGGTTTATACGGTTTTCCCGCCACAATGTGCATCTCAGTAAATGAAGAATTGATCCATGGCATACCTAGTGATTATGTACTAAAAGATGGGGATATTGTTTCCTGTGACTTAGGTTGTACATATAAAGGTATGAATAGTGACAGCGCCTTTACAAAAGGTGTTGGAACTATTTCACCAATTAATAAAAAATTAATTAATGTGGCAAAACAAGCTTTTGAAGCTGGATTAGCTGCTATTAAACCTGGGGCAAGAGTAGGCGATATAAGCTATGCGATTGGTCAGGTAATTAAAAAAAACAATTTTTATACACCATCGGAATATTGCGGTCATGGCATTGGTTACAATGTTCATGAAGATCCAGATGTTTATAATGATGGCTACAGAGGCAGCGGACCACTTCTAAGAGATGGAATGGTCATTTGCATTGAACCAATGGTTATGCAAAAAAACGCTAGAATAAAAATGAAAAGCGATGGTTGAACTATTGTTAGCGCTAGTGGTTTAACAAATTCGCATTATGAACACACTGTACTCATTAAAAACGGAAAGGGCGTTGTATTAACGAAAGGAATATAAATGGCAAAAGATGCTATTAAATTTAAAGCCGTTGTTAAACAAGCTTTTTCAACTGATGAATATGAAGTTGAATTAGAAAACGGCATGGTAATTAAAGCTCACATATCAGGAAAAATGCGTGTAAACCACATAAGAATTTTGCCTGGTGATTCAGTAGATGTAGAAATTAGTCCATACAACTTACAACTTGGACGTATTATCTATCGTCATAAATAAGGAGAAAACATGAAAGTTAGAGCTAGTGTAAAAAGAATGTGCAAAGATTGTCGTGTTATCAAACGTAGAGGAATTATTAGAATCATCTGCGCTCAACCAAAACACAAACAAAGACAAGGATAGGAATATAAATGGCTAGAATTTTAAATATTGAGATACCTAATAACAAACGTGTAGTTGTTTCATTAACTTACATTTTTGGAATTGGGCCAACAAGAGCAAAAGAAATACTTGCTAAAGCTAAAATCGACGAAAACATTAGAGTAAAAGACTTAACAGAAGAACAACTTTCAGCAATTCGTGAAGCTGCTAGAGAATACCAAACTGAAGGTGATTTACACCGTGAAGTATCACTAAACATCAAACGTTTAATGGAAATTAAATGCTACCGTGGCATGAGACACCGTAAAGGTCTACCAGTAAGAGGTCAATCAACAAAAAGTAACGCTCGTACACGTAAAGGACCAAGAAAAACCGTTGCAGGTAAGAAAAAATAATTAGGAGTTAATTATGGCTACAACTAAAAATACTAAAGTAAAAAAATCTAAAAAAAGACCTGTTGTTAGTGGTGTTGCACACATCCACTCAACAAACCAAAACACAATTGTTACTTTTGCTGACGAACAAGGAAACGTTGTTGCTTGATCATCATCAGGAGCTATTGGTTACAAAGGTTCTAAGAAAAAAACCCCTTATGCTGCAGGTTTAGCTGCTCAAGCTGCTACAGAATTAGCTAAAGAACATGGTATGAAAACTGTTAGAGTCGAATTAAAAGGTTTAGGTGCTGGTAAAGATGCTGCTCGTAAACAAATTGAAGTTTCTGGAATTACAGTTACTGAAATTAAGGATGTTACACCTGTACCTCACAATGGTACAAGACCTCCAAAACGTATTCTAAAACGCGAAAAAATGAGATAGAGATAAATAACCTAAGGAGGAAAATATGGAAAAAATGGCAAAACTTGAATATACACAAGTTGACACTATTAACTCAAATACAAAAGATGTTAATACAACTACTTTTGCTGTCCAACCTCTAGAAAGAGGATTTGGGCAAACAGTTGCTGTTGCATTGAGAAGAGTGCTTCTTTCAAACATTACTTCATTAGCAATGTGCGGAGTTAAAATTGAGGGTGTTGAGCATGAATTCCAAGTTATAAATGGTGTTGTAGAAGATGTTACAGCATTAATTATGAACTTGCGTAAAGTTAAATTTCAATACAAACCTGAATTGGTTAATGATGATGAAATAATTAAGGTTGTTCTTTATGCAGATCAACCAGGTGAAGTAACATCAAGAAGTCTTCAAGTTATTAATTCAAATGTTGAAATAACAAGTAAATCTGTTCACTTAGCAACAGTTAGTGCTAAAGGTTCATTACACTTAGAAATGTATCTAAGAGCAGGCCGTGGCTATGTTCCAAGTGAAAAAAACAAAAAACTTATTGCTTCAGTAAACTTCTTAAATCAAATTCAATCAGGAATCAAAAAAGGTATTTTAATTGCGACCGATTCAAACTTTAGTCCAATTGAAAACGTAAATTATTCAGTTAGCGAATTAAACTCTGCTTCAACTGATATTGAAGAAAAACTAGAGTTTAACATTACCACCGATGGAACTGTTGCTGCAAAAGACGCTCTAAAACAAGCTTGTGAAATTTTAGCTGCTCACTTTACTGTTATTGGTAAAGTTGAAGATATGGTTGTTGAATCAATTTTCAAACAAGATGAAATTGTTGGTGACGAAGAAAAAGAAGAAAATGATTATGATATTTCTCAATTAAATCTTTCTGTTCGTTCATTGAATGCTTTAAGAAAAATTGGTCGTTCAACACTATCTCAAATTGCTGCTATGACATATGAAGAATTAGAAAATACTAAAAACTTAGGTAGAAAATCTCTTGATGAAATTGTTGCAAAATTAAGAGAATTCGGTTTCGAATTAACTAAAGGAGAAGAATAATGGCTAATCCAAAACAAATTTACAGTCGTGATACTAAATGAAGAACTGGTGTTATTCGTACATTAGTTAGTGAATTATTCAAAAATGGCCGTATCACAACAACTTTAACTCGTGCAAAAGAATTACGTCGTCACGCAGAAAAACTAATTACAAAAGCAAAAAACCCAACTCTAGCAAATCGTCGTGCAGTAGCTTCAGTATTACGTCCAACTCTTGTGAATGAAAAAGATACAGTTCTAAAACATTTATTTGACACAATTGCGCCTAAATACGCCCAAAGAAACGGTGGATACACACGTATTTACAAAATTGTTTCTCGTCAAGGTGACTCTGCACCTATGGCTATTATTGAATTAGTTTAACTAATTGTTTTCACTTTAATTACCAATCTTAAATCAGCTTGCGAGCTGATTTTTTCTTTACAATATAATCATAATTTAATATATACTATTAAAATATGGCTAAAAACAAAAATATATTTTCATTAGAACAATATTTCAAAAATAATAACACTTCTTACTCTGAAATATCGAATCTTACTTTGCATAGAAATTCAGCTAATGCATTTTTAGTTTTAGATGAAGAAAGCGAATTTGCAAATGGAGAAATAAAAAAAATTATCAAGTCAAATTACGCGATAAAAACATTGAATTATTTCAATGAAAATAGCGAATTAATACAAAGTGTTAACCACAAAGAAATACTTGATTTAATATCATTTTTCAATCTAAATAGTGTCAACTTAAAATTTGACACAATTCCTCTTGCTAGCGAGTATAACCGGATTGTTGACAATTATTTTGCTTCTAAAAAGAAGATTGATTTTTTGACAAGCCTTTTTGAAGAAAATCAATACAAAATTCAAAGCTTATTACTAAAATTACTTAAAGAAAATACAAACGAAATATATGGCGAATTAGTTGACTATAAACGCGAACACAAACAATTTCAAAATAAACTACTTAAATTAATCAACCAAGACTCATTTGATGAATTAGAATCCCTTGTTAACAAACACGTTGATTATTTTGAATGATTTTTTGAAAATTTAGTTTCCAAATTTGTTTCTATTATCAATAAAATAAATACATTGGTAAAAAAACTATCGCATAACTACTTTAACAGTGATGAATTAAAAGCTAAAATTAAACTTAAAACCAACTATTCTAGACTAAAAATGCTTAAACAAATGTCTAAAACTTCTAAGGAATCGTTAAAGCGTAAATGTTTCATTCGCGATATGAATAAAGACATTGAATTTCTTGAAAAATACCGCTCAAACAGCGAAAAAACCACTAAAAAACACATACGCAATTTAATTTTCAAATATACAAAATCAAGCAAATTAGATAAGCAAAAACTAAACATTTTTTCAACAACCTCTTATCAATATTGACAAATATATAAATCAATTTCAGTGTTAAAAGCTGTTAAAAAAGAAATGAAATATAGTGAACCAAAATTAAGACATTTATCATTGGAAAATATTGCTGATTTAAACACTTATATAAACTCAAAAATATCATTATTTATTTACAATAACCTTGCCGATTCAAGCTTACGAGATAAAAAAATTAAAAAAATGGCTATTGATTCAATCATAAACAAAGAATTTTATTTAGATTTAAGTCAATATATTGAATTGAGTAGGTCAAACGAGGAAATAATATGTGATGAAATTCGAAAGTTAAAAAATAAAGTTAAAAAAGAAAAATCTAAATCTCTAAATGTTTTTGGTATTGAATCTTATGATGCGGAAATTAATAAGTTGCAAAACCAAACTGAATTAGAATCTGCAAGAATTGATTGAAACTTAATGTTGCAAAGTCAGGAACTTAAAAATAAAATTTTGCAATCACAAATAATAAACACTAATGCCAAAAATATTCAAAATGTCAACTTATCTTTAACCAATATAACTAAAAATATAAGCAAAAAAATTAAGAGCATTATTGACCAAAACCAATCAAAAAACACAAAACCACTTGGCAATATTTTAGAACCAATTAGAAATATATATTGAGTATATAAATCAATTTCATTTGTTTTCGAATATATTGGTTTTATAAGGGAATTGGTATTTAATAAGTATGATTTTAAAAACAAAAAAATCACTTACATTGATGTGTTTTTAAGGCTTTCTGAAATTATTGAGACAATGTCGTTCAGTAGTAAAGCATTGATTAAACCATTAAATAATATTTCGAATATTTCAAAATATAAAATGGGGCTTTTATCACGCTTATTTAATGACTCAAAAATATTGTTTATT
The genomic region above belongs to Mycoplasmopsis bovigenitalium and contains:
- the rpsM gene encoding 30S ribosomal protein S13, giving the protein MARILNIEIPNNKRVVVSLTYIFGIGPTRAKEILAKAKIDENIRVKDLTEEQLSAIREAAREYQTEGDLHREVSLNIKRLMEIKCYRGMRHRKGLPVRGQSTKSNARTRKGPRKTVAGKKK
- the infA gene encoding translation initiation factor IF-1, translated to MAKDAIKFKAVVKQAFSTDEYEVELENGMVIKAHISGKMRVNHIRILPGDSVDVEISPYNLQLGRIIYRHK
- a CDS encoding DNA-directed RNA polymerase subunit alpha; the encoded protein is MEKMAKLEYTQVDTINSNTKDVNTTTFAVQPLERGFGQTVAVALRRVLLSNITSLAMCGVKIEGVEHEFQVINGVVEDVTALIMNLRKVKFQYKPELVNDDEIIKVVLYADQPGEVTSRSLQVINSNVEITSKSVHLATVSAKGSLHLEMYLRAGRGYVPSEKNKKLIASVNFLNQIQSGIKKGILIATDSNFSPIENVNYSVSELNSASTDIEEKLEFNITTDGTVAAKDALKQACEILAAHFTVIGKVEDMVVESIFKQDEIVGDEEKEENDYDISQLNLSVRSLNALRKIGRSTLSQIAAMTYEELENTKNLGRKSLDEIVAKLREFGFELTKGEE
- the secY gene encoding preprotein translocase subunit SecY translates to MKKFFRNFTYKFSQFFLKISRWWTSYWENKDLTKKILFTFGFLAIYVIMTTIGTPFIKIKSLETLTDDTFLNTLNLVGGGGLRNFSIVALGISPFINASLIMSILQTRVFPPIHKLSQSGPLGRKKLNVITRILTLLIAFPQAIMLSKSLASGENPFIEIIPMYGPKTLEVTTYLVVPMILIGGSLFSLFIAEQITDKGIGNGTSLLIFIGMAFSLPNQFKQAISYFIGSDSASTLFIGSLNFITYIFIFALTIFVVALIYNSERHIPIQQIGAGRSKNLKDMGKLPIKLNPGGVMPIIFSTMVVSFPIMIARLLPSGNAAKAWIEQYLQFTSPLGLSLLVVITFFFSYLMGIQQSRIDKISEDFAKNSTYIPGIQPGEQTEDYLFAIVLRLCTFSAFYLVILASFQYLQIILIHWPPVISFGGTSIMILVSVAIETIDQFKARLKSSNLSKQKQLSRQISDQIAYEKTYEEHGPEKKETIKKPNRDGLLW
- the rplQ gene encoding 50S ribosomal protein L17, yielding MANPKQIYSRDTKWRTGVIRTLVSELFKNGRITTTLTRAKELRRHAEKLITKAKNPTLANRRAVASVLRPTLVNEKDTVLKHLFDTIAPKYAQRNGGYTRIYKIVSRQGDSAPMAIIELV
- a CDS encoding adenylate kinase family protein encodes the protein MITTKNSKPNMVFMGPPGVGKGTVAAIIANNHNYIHLSTGSIFREEIAKKSDLGLKVSEIVKSGQYVPDDVTNEIVKNKLIELMSENKVVILDGYPRTINQAQFLDSITGFNYKVISLFANEDLVLKRLSGRRFCPKCNAGYHIEYMPSKLIDKCEKDNFDLITRRDDTIESIKVRQNIYHESTQPLLDFYASQNRIISIDANGNASDIAVDVINKVK
- the rpmJ gene encoding 50S ribosomal protein L36, translating into MKVRASVKRMCKDCRVIKRRGIIRIICAQPKHKQRQG
- the map gene encoding type I methionyl aminopeptidase, producing MIYYKNPIEIENITKSCQILAEVKQIVYDNIRPGISLKELDSIAFNEIVKRGAKPAFLGLYGFPATMCISVNEELIHGIPSDYVLKDGDIVSCDLGCTYKGMNSDSAFTKGVGTISPINKKLINVAKQAFEAGLAAIKPGARVGDISYAIGQVIKKNNFYTPSEYCGHGIGYNVHEDPDVYNDGYRGSGPLLRDGMVICIEPMVMQKNARIKMKSDGWTIVSASGLTNSHYEHTVLIKNGKGVVLTKGI
- the rpsK gene encoding 30S ribosomal protein S11; this encodes MATTKNTKVKKSKKRPVVSGVAHIHSTNQNTIVTFADEQGNVVAWSSSGAIGYKGSKKKTPYAAGLAAQAATELAKEHGMKTVRVELKGLGAGKDAARKQIEVSGITVTEIKDVTPVPHNGTRPPKRILKREKMR
- a CDS encoding MAG1360 family OppF-related protein — encoded protein: MAKNKNIFSLEQYFKNNNTSYSEISNLTLHRNSANAFLVLDEESEFANGEIKKIIKSNYAIKTLNYFNENSELIQSVNHKEILDLISFFNLNSVNLKFDTIPLASEYNRIVDNYFASKKKIDFLTSLFEENQYKIQSLLLKLLKENTNEIYGELVDYKREHKQFQNKLLKLINQDSFDELESLVNKHVDYFEWFFENLVSKFVSIINKINTLVKKLSHNYFNSDELKAKIKLKTNYSRLKMLKQMSKTSKESLKRKCFIRDMNKDIEFLEKYRSNSEKTTKKHIRNLIFKYTKSSKLDKQKLNIFSTTSYQYWQIYKSISVLKAVKKEMKYSEPKLRHLSLENIADLNTYINSKISLFIYNNLADSSLRDKKIKKMAIDSIINKEFYLDLSQYIELSRSNEEIICDEIRKLKNKVKKEKSKSLNVFGIESYDAEINKLQNQTELESARIDWNLMLQSQELKNKILQSQIINTNAKNIQNVNLSLTNITKNISKKIKSIIDQNQSKNTKPLGNILEPIRNIYWVYKSISFVFEYIGFIRELVFNKYDFKNKKITYIDVFLRLSEIIETMSFSSKALIKPLNNISNISKYKMGLLSRLFNDSKILFINDDKQIIDHKLKNEFLRITGDLCKQNKITYCFITSNLELIKQNNFDSIFVFFNNKLIEFGRIKKVLSNPLHPIFKSYMSAQNIDKFKQDNIKEYEFPEIYEMSPGQSIIASYNMFKKLSSEGTDGNGLNETIEKTTIIDLESSFNYKDTLIVDLDQYNTYSANLENTQNITREFILYNENNEKNQSDTVFIDNVDAF